A single region of the Chrysoperla carnea chromosome 5, inChrCarn1.1, whole genome shotgun sequence genome encodes:
- the LOC123300052 gene encoding protein PTCD3 homolog, mitochondrial produces MSCKATAFLRYQIHKFHYSLRIQSCQNYSTSTAEKIIIPPRIERNSTDILRALASTIKTDPTAAHFKYHDDPYLIPKSNMGKRTFAMAQEAGRKAAIWIRQQHPDLFQQTLSDPPIKAFLPQQVFNEQSTVNEDILKEVIENVQVSDACTVYNLLTSQNVEISRETKQSLLELLCFYNCEDPLGEEFIEERWFSQENRGKERQRKTWKDNSLAEQLFISLDPPDSASYSAIIQGMAKYCQVEKAWKYFEESQAKNIPITCEAYNNLIRVANFMREGYDLRWKLVQELLTNMKQQEIQPNLDTLNAVLDTISSFAGAKQAKNYILSTLAEFKNLGVEPSLASWYYILSTLCRDRGAKSGVLYDIMNNIENKEFQIRDIKDTSFFVTAMEVCRNHLQDIDLARRVDQLLHTGNNYDLIGDSYKESVYYRHYFALMCKTEPLEVFMEFYDRLVPNIYTPEPGVMIEVLRAIELNGAIEILPRIWSDMIMFDHTDRENLLVLVLSIIVQFEGIVEDLEKRVQLLNITWDIYTRINEQSETKNNRINFTGEILSNILTMCVREKDFEKASEVINKIENDTNIIGQPNFTALESFVQLCIDEKQPTKAISVVQYCVDAGFTEAGLLARHIVQSMTLDESYVNRLINIVGKDVLQISQSGVEGAKKSETV; encoded by the exons atgagtTGTAAAGCCACAGCATTTTTACGATATCa AATCCACAAATTTCATTACTCTCTTCGAATACAATCTTGTCAAAACTATTCAACAAGTACagcagaaaaaattataattccacCGCGAATCGAACGTAACTCAACAGATATCTTACGAGCATTAGCATCTACAATTAAAACAGATCCAACAGCAGCACACTTTAAATACCATGACGATCCATATCTCATACCAAAATCAAACATGGGCAAACGAACATTTGCTATGGCACAAGAAGCTGGACGCAAAGCAGCCATATGGATACGACAACAACATCCAGATTTGTTTCAACAGACTTTATCCGATCCACCAATAAAAGCGTTTTTACCTCAACAAGTGTTTAATGAACAGAGTACTGTAAACGAGGATATTTTAAAGGAAGTCATCGAAAATGTTCAAGTATCCGATGCATGTAcggtttataatttattaactagTCAAAATGTAGAAATTAGTCGTGAAACGAAACAATCGTTACTTGAAttgttgtgtttttataatTGTGAGGATCCTTTGGGTGAAGAATTCATTGAAGAACGATGGTTTTCACAGGAAAATCGAGGAAAAGAACGTCAACGGAAAACTTGGAA GGATAATTCGTTGGCGgaacaattatttatatcacTGGATCCACCAGATTCCGCTTCATATTCAGCAATAATTCAAGGAATGGCAAAATATTGTCAAGTTGAAAAGGCAtggaaatattttgaagaatcacaagcaaaaaatattcctaTCACTTGTGAAgcgtataataatttaatacgcGTTGCAAATTTTATGCGTGAAGGTTACGATTTACGTTGGAAACTTGTACAAGAGTTATTAACAAATATGAAACAACAGGAAATCCAACCAAATTTGGATACATTAAATGCTGTTTTGGATACGATTAGTAGTTTTGCAGGAGcaaaacaagcaaaaaattacatattgagTACATTagcagaatttaaaaatttaggtgTAGAGCCATCGTTAGCTTCATGGTATTACATTCTTAGCACGCTATGTCGTGATC gtgGGGCTAAAAGTGGTGTTTTATATgatataatgaataatattgaaaataaagagTTCCAAATTCGTGATATTAAAGATACATCATTCTTTGTGACTGCAATGGAAGTTTGTCGTAATCATTTACAAGATATTGATTTAGCAAGACGGGTAGATCAATTACTTCATACTGGCAATAATTACGATTTAATCGGAGATTCATATAAAGAATCCGTTTATTA ccGTCACTATTTTGCTTTAATGTGTAAAACGGAACCATTAGAAGTATTTATGGAGTTTTATGATCGTTTAGTACCAAATATTTACACTCCTGAACCTGGCGTTATGATTGAAGTTTTACGTGCAATTGAACTAAACGGTGCCATCGAGATATTACCACGTATATGGTCCGATATGATTATGTTTGATCATACCGATCGTGAAAATTTATTAGTTCTAGTTTTAAGTATAATTGTACAATTTGAGGGTATCGTCGAAGATTTAGAAAAACGtgtacaattattaaatatcacTTGGGATATTTATACGCGCATTAATGAACAATCTGAAACGAAAAATAATCGTATTAATTTCACTGGAGAAATTCttagtaatattttaacaatgtgTGTACGtgaaaaagattttgaaaaagcttctgaagttattaataaaattgagaatGACACGAATATTATTGGACAACCGAATTTTACTGCATTGGAATCATTTGTACAGTTATGCATTGATGAAAAACAACCAACAAAAGCTATTTCAGTGGTACAATATTGTGTGGATGCTGGTTTTACTGAAGCTGGACTTTTAGCACGACATATTGTTCAATCTATGACGTTAGATGAAAGTTATGTTAATCGATTAATTAACATTGTTGGTAAAGATGTTTTACAAATTAGTCAATCTGGAGTAGAAGGCGCTAAAAAATCGGAAACtgtgtaa